GACCCGGTTCCGCGTGGTGTCGGCGGGGAGGTGGTGGTCGATCAGCTCGACGACCACCCGGTCCTTGCCGAACAGCGCGGTCAGCCGGTCCAGCTCGCGACCGGCCGCCGCCGGACCGTCGGCACGCCCGCCGAGCTCCAGCGCCTGCCGGACCAGTCCCTTACGGCACCCGGTCAGAATCACCCAGGCGTCACGCCCCTTGTCAGCCAGCCGTTCCAGCGAGTAGACCGGCTTCCCCTTCTCTCCGCCTTTCAACTGCGCCTCGGTGATCTCACCGGCCAGCTTGTGGTACCCCTCCTGCCCCTCGGCCAGCACCAGCAGGTGACTGCCTTCAGGATCGGCGACCCCGTTCTGCGGGCCGGTCAGCCCCAGGGACAGCTCCGCCCCGAACACGGTCGGCAGCGAGTACGCCGCCGCGGCCTCGGCGAACCGGGCCGCGCCGTAGAACCCGTCGTGATCGGTCAGCGCCAGCGCGTGCAGCCCCTGCCGGACGGCGGCCTCGACCAGGTCCTCAGGCTGCGAGGCGCCGTCCAGGAAGGAGAAGTTCGAGTGGACGTGGAGCTCGGCGTACGGCACCGAGTGCTCGGGCCTGGCGGCGAGAGCCTTCGAAGGCACATACGGCCCGCGATGCTGCGACCACGCCGGGCTGTCACCGCCGTCGCCCGTCACCGGCCGGCCGCCGTGACTGCCCGGGCGCGAGCGATCCGAGAGCTTGCGCTCCAGCTCGGACCACTTGATCGGCGGGTTGTTGTACCCCATGAACCCATACTAGAACAGGTGTTCGACAGATCTAAATCGGTTGACCGCCACCACGCCCAGGCTGCTACCGTTCCGTGGTCCGTGACAACACGCCTGGAGGTGATGCCCCGATGAACGCAGTAGCGCAGTGGGTGCTCCCCTCCCCGTGGTCACGGGCGGGCGATTGACGTAGGTGTCGTCGGGAGCGCCTCGAGAAGCCTCCCGAAAGGAAACACCTATGGACACTTTGCCTTTCACGATCTCTCGCGTCGCCGACAATCAGTGGCACGCGATCGAGAACGACCTGGTCGTCGGCCGTAGTCACGCGACGCGGCGGCTCGACGGCCGGACCTTCCTCAGCATCGACACCTGGCGCGACGCCGTCTTCCAGCGGCTCGCCGCCGCCATGGCCGCTGACCAGCCGCAACACCAGCCGCAGTACACAGTGGTCGACGAGACCGACCACAACCTTCTGACCAATTGGGTACTCGCGGGGTTCACGACATCCCGTCGCGAAGCGGAGTTCGTCGTACCCACCGGCCCCAGCCGGGCGACCGCACCGTCCGGGATCACCGTCACGACCGCCGACGAGGATCCGCTGCGTGAACTGGACCAGGCGATTCGCGACGAGGTCGAGTCCACCGTCGGCTGGCACACGATGCCCGCGGAGGTGCTGCCCTGGCAAGGCGGCACAAGGCCGCTCGACCCGTCGAAGTACACGGTCGCAGTGCGCGACAACAGGTACGTCGGGATGGTCCGGGTAGCCACGATGACCCGGCGCCCGCGGATCGGGTTGGTCGCCGTACTCGCAGCCGAGCAGCGGCACGGCATCGGCCGGGCGTTGCTCGATCACGTACTGGACGGTCTGCACAGCTGGGGATTCGAAGCCGCCACGGCGGAGGTCGACGAGACGAACACGGCCGCGCTGGCACTGTTCGAGGGACTCGGCGCACGTCATACCGGCAGAAGTCTGGAACTGGTCCGCCGGCCGGGGCAGGCGGTCTGACGATGTCCAGAGCAGCAGGCGGCATCGAGGTCGAGGGCACTGTCGTCGAGTGCCTCCGCAACGCGAACTTCCGGGTCGAACTCACCAACGGGCACAAGGTCCTCGCCCACGTCAGCGGAAAGATCCGGAAGAACTACATCAAGATCCTCCCCGAGGACCGCGTCCTCGTGGAACTCAGCCCCTACGACCTGACCAGGGGCCGGATCGTCTTCCGCTACCGGAACTGAGCTCTATCCCACACACCTCCCGTCGGGATCAAGACTAGAACATATGTTCGACGAAGCGGTAATCTGAAAACATGCTTGGTCGGTTCACGGTTCGGCCGTCCGACGACGGATCCAACAGGTTCGGCGTCTGGGACGGTGCGGTCAACGGGTGGCGTGCAACAGGGATCGACGACGAGGGGCAGGCGCGCGAACTGGCCGCCGATCTCGACGTGCAGTACGACGCCCATGGTCCTCGCGCCGCGGACGCCGTACGGCACGTCGATCCTGCCCAGCCGGTGCAGCGGGCGACCTGGTCGACCGGCCAGCTGGACGTCTGGATCCGCGACAAGGGCGTCTGGCTGGGGCGGTTCCGCGACGAGGACGGGCAGATCACCTGGGTCCCGGGAACAGACCTCCGACCCCTTTAGCGCGGCTTCGGCTTCGGCTTGGGGGTGGGTTTCGGCTTCTTCTCGGGTTCGGCCGGCTTCGGGTTCGGGTCGCCGATCAGCTTCTTCGGCGGCGCGACGAAGCGCTCGACCGGCAGGCCGCGGAGGGCGCCCTGCATCGCGGTCTGCCACAGCGGGCCGGCGGTGCCGGAGCCGGTCGGGTCGGCGATGTCCCTGCCGTTCAGCGTGTGCCGGTACATCAGGTTGGTGTACGGCAGGTTCGCGTCCGCGACCACCGCGGCCGCGGCCAGGTTCGGCGTGTAACCGGCGTACCAGACGGCCAGGTTCTGCTGGATCGTTCCGGTCTTGCCGGCCATGTCGCGGGTGCCGAAGCGCAGCCGGCCGCCGGTCCCGCCCGGCATCATCACCGCGCTCAGCACCCGGTTCACACCGTCCGCGACGGCCCGCGGAAGGACCTGCTTGCAGTTGAATCCGGGACCGGGGACCGGACGCCCCGCCTTGTCCCGCACCGACGTGACGACCAGCGTCTCGCAGTACTTCCCGCGCGCCGCGAACGTCGCGTAGGCGTTCGAGAGCATCAGCGGCGTCACGTACCCGACGCCGAGCGTCATCGAGATCACCTGGTCGAGCGGCTGCAGCGTCTGCGCGTTGTACATCCCGAGCTTGGCCGCGATCGTCGCGATCGAGCACAGCCCGGTCCGCTGCGACAGCTGCAGGAAGTAGGTGTTCGTCGAGTACCGCGCGGCCTCGACCATCGTCAGGTTGCCGCCGCGCGTCGAGTTCGACGGCTGGTACGTCGGGTCGCGCGTCCAGCCCTTGCAGGTCCGGAACTTCTTGGTGCGCAGGTCGATCTGCTCCGGCGAGTTGATCCGGGTGTCCATCGGGATGCCCTTGGACAGCGCCGCCGCGATCGTGAACGCCTTCATCGTCGAGCCGTTCTGGAACCCGCCGTACCCGCCGGCGTACGACTTCTCGACGTTGTAGTTGTAGTTCGTGTGGAAGCTCCCGTTGCCGTACGGGCGGCTCTGCACCATCGCCTTCACCAGGCCGGTGCCGGGCTCGACGATGCTGATCGCGGCGATCGCGGAGTCGCTGCGCTTGGTGTGCTCGTCGATCGACGCCTGCGCCGCGGCCTGGATCTTCGGGTCGATCGAGGTCCGGATCAGCAGCCCGCCGGTCTTCAGGTAGTGGTCGCGGTCCTTGACGGTCGTGCCCAGCGCCGGGTTGGCGAGCAGCTTGGAGACCACGTAGTCGCAGTAGAACGGGTACCGCGAGTTGGCGCACCCGTTCGGCACCGGCTCGACCTTCGTCAGGTCGACCGGCGTCCGGAGCGCCTGGTTCGCCTGACCGACCGTGATCACGCCGAGCTCGAGCATCCGCTTGATCACCACGTCCCGGCGGGCCTTGGAGCGGCTCAGGTTGTTGGTGGGGTCGTAGCCCGACGGGTTCTTCACCAGTCCGGCCAGCAGCGCGGCCTGCGGGAGCGTGAGCTTGTCGGCCGTGGTCCGGAAGTAGTGCTGGGCCGCGGTCTGGATGCCGTACGTGCCGTCGCCGAAGTTCGCCAGGTTCAGGTACCGCCCGAGGATCTCGTCCTTGGACAGCTGGCTCTCGATCGCGATCGCGTACCGCAGCTCGGCGATCTTGCGTTCGTACGAGACCTCAGTGGCCTGCTGCCGCTCGGCCGCGGTACGCGCCTTCTCGACCAGGCTCATCTTCACGTACTGCTGGGTGATGCTCGACCCACCCTGCTGGACCTCGCCCTCGGTCTGGTTGCGCACCATCGCGCGCAGCGTGCCCTTCAGGTCGAGCGCGCCGTGGTCGTAGAACCGGGAGTCCTCGATCGCCACGATCGCCTTGCGCATGATCGGGCTGACCGCGGTCAGCGGGACCGGCACCCGGTTCTGCTCGTACAGCGTCGCGAGCAGTGTGCCGTCCGCGGCCAGGATGCGGCTGCGAACGGCCACCGGATCGATCTCGAGTTCCCGCGGCAAGCTCTGAACGGAGTCCGCGACCTCAGCTGCGCCACGCCCGGCGAAGCCGGCGAACGGGACCGCGAGCCCCGCCGCCAGCGCACCGGAAAGCGCGCTCACGCCGATGAACGTGATCAACGACCGAGCCCAACTGCGACCGCCCCTGTCGGTACGCACTCCTCAAGGGTAAGGGAGGGATCACACTCCCGGTACCCCGGAATTGATTGCCTCGATCAACTTCGGCCGCAATTCCCTTGCACTGATGACCGCATCGACGGACCCGACCTCGCGGGCTCGCTCGATACTGTGCACCCGGTCGAACTCGGTCGCGACCTCGCCCAGTTTCTCAGCCCGTACGACGGTTCGCACGTCCGAGAGCTCCGTGGCCAGGGCCGCCCGCTCCGCGCCGGCGACCTCGCCGACCCGCTCGGCCAGCGACGCCACTCGCGGATCCGCGGCGGTCCGCGCGTCCACCTCGGCCGCGAAAACCACAGCGGCGGCCGGCGCGCCGCCGAGTACCGAGGCGAAGGATCCCTCCACCGCGAGCACCGTCATCGACGGGTTCAGCGACTTCGAGAACACCACGAACGCGCCGCCGTGGTACCGCGAGACGACGCAGAACACGATCGGCCCGCGGAAGTTCACGATCGCCCGCCCGATCTCGGCGCCGTACTCGAGCTGCAGGTTCCGCATCGAGTCCGGTGACCCGTCGAACCCGGACAGGTTCGCCAGCACCACCAGCGGCCGGTTCCCGCTGGCCGCGTTGATCGCCCGCGCCACCTTCTTCGACGACCGCGGGAACAGCGTTCCGGCGGTGTACGTGTCCGGGCCGTCGGTGGGCGGGAAGCCGCGCCGCGGCACCGAGCGGGACTCGATCCCGACCAGACACACCGGGAACCCGCCGAGCCGCGCGTCCTGCACGACCGCGGTCTCGGCGTCGGCCATGCCGGCCCAGCGCTCCAGCACAGGGTGGTCCTGGTCGGTGACGGCCCGCATCAGCGTGCGGATGTCGAACGCCTTCTTCCGATCCGGGTTCGTCGCCGCCGAGAAGATCTCGCCGATCGTCTTGAAGTCGCTCCCCGCGACGTCGTGCGGGTACGGCGTGACATCGCGATCCACCGGGTCGGACGTCTGCGCCCGCCGCGGCCCCTGCTCCCCCGGTGCGACGTACGTGTGGTCGTAGTACGTCATCAGCACGTCCCGGGCGCCCTTCAGGTCCGGAGCCCAGTACTGCGCCTGCCCGTTCGGGCCCATCACCCGGTCGTAACCGCCGATGCCGAAGTTGTCCTCGGCCGAGACGCTGCCGGAGAAGTCCAGCGTCTGCTTGCCGGTCAGCACCATCGCGCTGTCCGGCGTCATCACCAGGATGCCCTTGGTGTGCATCAGCATCGTCGCCTCGGCGTTCCAGTACGGCTGCGCGCCGACGTTGATGCCCGCGACCACGACGTTGATCTCGCCGCCGGCCTGGGTGAACTCGACGATCCGCTTCAGCGCCTTCGCGACCCAGTCCATGTTCTCGGTGCCGGAGTCCATCGAGATCCGGGCGCCCGCGGACAGCGAGTACCACTCGACCGGTACCTGCATCTGCTCGGCGAGGTCGAGGGCCGCGATGATCCGCGCGCACTCCGCCTCGGCCACCGCGCCGAGGGCCTTGGTCGGGTCGCCGCTCATCGCGACCCGGGTGACGCCGTCGGGGTACCGCGTGGTCGGCGTGGTGACGATCCCGACGATGATGCCGGCCTTGTTCAGGCCCTTCGCCCGGTCCACCGGGACCAGGCGGCCGCTGTCGTCCAGGTCGTGCTCGACGAACGAGCCGCCCTGGCCGGCGACCATGCCGCTGACCTCGTACGGGTAGATCGTGTTCCGCCGCCGGGACCGCTGCACCTTCTGCGCGTAGTCGTCGAGCGGCAGCAACCGCCCGGTCGGCGGCTGTTCGATCGACGTGACGACGCCGGCGCCGTGCTGGTAGTAGAACCGGGCCGCGACCGGGTTGATCGAGCCGTCCGGCGCGACCACGTCGCCCTGCACCAGGACCTCCTCGATCCCGGCGCCCGCGGTCATCGGGGCGATGTTGCGCTGCAGCGCGGTCACCTCGTCGACCTGGACGTCGACCACCGGCCAGATCTGCACCCAGACGTGGTTCATGTCCAGCTTGGCGCCGGCCGCGCCGCGCGCGGTCCGGGCCCGGCGGATCGCCTCCAGGCAGTTCGAGATCGCGCGCTCCGCGTGCGGCAGGGACGTGACCTGACCGTCCTCGTCACGGACCACGACGAACTGGCGCACCTGCGCCAGCGCGACGAGCCGCCGGTCGGCCTCGTTGTCGCGGGCGACGCAGTAGTAGAGGAGCACGTCCTCCGGCGCGTCGACGCGGGTGATGCGGAAGTCGCGCAGCCGCCAGAGGTTCAGGCGGCGGCCGACCATCGGGTGCACGCCGCGGACGTTGTCGTCCTCGGCCATGGATCCGCCGGCCGGGCGGTAGGTGAAGTACGAGACCGGTCGGCCCTGTCCCGGGGCGACCGCGACCGAGATCCGGCGTACCCGCTGGGCGATCGGCAGGTCGCCGACCATCCGGCGGTACAGGTCCGAGGCGTCCTGCTGCGACTCGGGCAGGTCCGGGCCGTACAGATAGAGCTCGACGACGGCCTCGTGTCCCGCCGTACGGGCGTCGATCCGATCGGTCAGCGCGCGCGACAGGCCGCTGTCCCGATCGGCCAGCTCGGCGACCGTGCCGACCGTCGTGACGAGGTGGCTCGGGCGGTCGTCGATCGAGTAGTCGGCGGTCGCGACCGGCCGCCCGTCGACGGCGAACTCACGCAGGTCGTGCAGCTCGTACTCGCGGTAATGCCGCCGGACGAGCACCTCCAGCATCGGCTCGCGCTCGCCCCAGCCGCCCTCCAGCCGCTGGGCAAGGAACCGGACGATCGGCTCCGGGATCGCGGCCAGCGCGTCGATGCGCCGCTGCCGCTCGGGCGAGTCCGGGTGCGTCGCCAGGTCGGCGACCTCGTCCCCCACGCCCGCGATGATCGACGCCCGCTCGGCGTCGACCTGCGGCTGGTCGAACCACCGGAACCGCACGCTGCGGGCCAGGTCACCGACGACCGGGAACCGCAGCTGCGTGGCGAGCACCAGCCGGTCCAGCAGTTCGTGCACGCACTCGTCCAGCGGCGCCTCCGGCAGCGGCTCGGCGATCCACCGCTGCAGCACGGACGTCACCAGCAGTACGTCGGGATTCGAGCGCAGCTGCGCCAGGAAGATCCGGAAGACCGCCTCCTCCAGCTCAGAGCTCCGCTCCAGCCCGGTCACACC
This Kribbella sp. NBC_00482 DNA region includes the following protein-coding sequences:
- a CDS encoding GNAT family N-acetyltransferase; protein product: MDTLPFTISRVADNQWHAIENDLVVGRSHATRRLDGRTFLSIDTWRDAVFQRLAAAMAADQPQHQPQYTVVDETDHNLLTNWVLAGFTTSRREAEFVVPTGPSRATAPSGITVTTADEDPLRELDQAIRDEVESTVGWHTMPAEVLPWQGGTRPLDPSKYTVAVRDNRYVGMVRVATMTRRPRIGLVAVLAAEQRHGIGRALLDHVLDGLHSWGFEAATAEVDETNTAALALFEGLGARHTGRSLELVRRPGQAV
- the infA gene encoding translation initiation factor IF-1, whose product is MSRAAGGIEVEGTVVECLRNANFRVELTNGHKVLAHVSGKIRKNYIKILPEDRVLVELSPYDLTRGRIVFRYRN
- a CDS encoding transglycosylase domain-containing protein, translated to MRTDRGGRSWARSLITFIGVSALSGALAAGLAVPFAGFAGRGAAEVADSVQSLPRELEIDPVAVRSRILAADGTLLATLYEQNRVPVPLTAVSPIMRKAIVAIEDSRFYDHGALDLKGTLRAMVRNQTEGEVQQGGSSITQQYVKMSLVEKARTAAERQQATEVSYERKIAELRYAIAIESQLSKDEILGRYLNLANFGDGTYGIQTAAQHYFRTTADKLTLPQAALLAGLVKNPSGYDPTNNLSRSKARRDVVIKRMLELGVITVGQANQALRTPVDLTKVEPVPNGCANSRYPFYCDYVVSKLLANPALGTTVKDRDHYLKTGGLLIRTSIDPKIQAAAQASIDEHTKRSDSAIAAISIVEPGTGLVKAMVQSRPYGNGSFHTNYNYNVEKSYAGGYGGFQNGSTMKAFTIAAALSKGIPMDTRINSPEQIDLRTKKFRTCKGWTRDPTYQPSNSTRGGNLTMVEAARYSTNTYFLQLSQRTGLCSIATIAAKLGMYNAQTLQPLDQVISMTLGVGYVTPLMLSNAYATFAARGKYCETLVVTSVRDKAGRPVPGPGFNCKQVLPRAVADGVNRVLSAVMMPGGTGGRLRFGTRDMAGKTGTIQQNLAVWYAGYTPNLAAAAVVADANLPYTNLMYRHTLNGRDIADPTGSGTAGPLWQTAMQGALRGLPVERFVAPPKKLIGDPNPKPAEPEKKPKPTPKPKPKPR
- a CDS encoding ATP-binding protein; this encodes MFKRIAIVNRGEAAMRLINAVREVNAEGGDPIETVALFTDGERTATFVRAADITYPLGPASARPYLDLQVLERALRETGADAAWVGWGFVAEDPAFAELCNRIGVTFIGPSAEAMRQLGDKIGSKLIAEEVGVPVAPWSRGAVESLDAALAAAERIGYPLMLKATAGGGGRGIRVVRSADELSEAYARTSDEAARAFGSGVVFLERLVTGARHVEVQVIADGEGTAWALGVRDCSVQRRNQKVIEESASPLLSASQVDDLKASAERLAIAVGYRGAATVEFLYHPGEKSFAFLEVNTRLQVEHPITELTTGFDLVKAQLHVASGGRLEGVRPIESGHAVEARLNAEDPDRDFAPSPGRIIVLDLPAGPGIRVDTGVSAGDSIPADFDSMIAKIIGYGRTREEALARLRRAMQATTVLIEGGATNKSFILELLDQPEVIDGSADTGWIDRVRGEGRLISHRHSGIALVAAAIEGYEDAEQVERSRLYETAHGGRPQVQHEVGRAIDLKLRGASYRVTVARIGPERFRVGVGNGNDHLKVVDAELERLDEYRSRLVVGGQRFRLVTATHGPVHLVEVDGVTHRVSRDEGGVLRSPAPALVVATPVQTGAEIEAGAPVLVLESMKMETVLYAPFKATVKELLVSTGSQVETGAPLLRLEPVADDAAEEESAPVQNGVQLDLPNGTGEKSAAERLERGLDDLRSMLLGFDIDPQDEGGMLADYLGARSELAHQRSGPPVGPEIELLTVFADFAELSRNRPAGTDTTIENRVHSPREYFYTYLQSLDPDRGALPAEFQARLTRVLSHYGVTGLERSSELEEAVFRIFLAQLRSNPDVLLVTSVLQRWIAEPLPEAPLDECVHELLDRLVLATQLRFPVVGDLARSVRFRWFDQPQVDAERASIIAGVGDEVADLATHPDSPERQRRIDALAAIPEPIVRFLAQRLEGGWGEREPMLEVLVRRHYREYELHDLREFAVDGRPVATADYSIDDRPSHLVTTVGTVAELADRDSGLSRALTDRIDARTAGHEAVVELYLYGPDLPESQQDASDLYRRMVGDLPIAQRVRRISVAVAPGQGRPVSYFTYRPAGGSMAEDDNVRGVHPMVGRRLNLWRLRDFRITRVDAPEDVLLYYCVARDNEADRRLVALAQVRQFVVVRDEDGQVTSLPHAERAISNCLEAIRRARTARGAAGAKLDMNHVWVQIWPVVDVQVDEVTALQRNIAPMTAGAGIEEVLVQGDVVAPDGSINPVAARFYYQHGAGVVTSIEQPPTGRLLPLDDYAQKVQRSRRRNTIYPYEVSGMVAGQGGSFVEHDLDDSGRLVPVDRAKGLNKAGIIVGIVTTPTTRYPDGVTRVAMSGDPTKALGAVAEAECARIIAALDLAEQMQVPVEWYSLSAGARISMDSGTENMDWVAKALKRIVEFTQAGGEINVVVAGINVGAQPYWNAEATMLMHTKGILVMTPDSAMVLTGKQTLDFSGSVSAEDNFGIGGYDRVMGPNGQAQYWAPDLKGARDVLMTYYDHTYVAPGEQGPRRAQTSDPVDRDVTPYPHDVAGSDFKTIGEIFSAATNPDRKKAFDIRTLMRAVTDQDHPVLERWAGMADAETAVVQDARLGGFPVCLVGIESRSVPRRGFPPTDGPDTYTAGTLFPRSSKKVARAINAASGNRPLVVLANLSGFDGSPDSMRNLQLEYGAEIGRAIVNFRGPIVFCVVSRYHGGAFVVFSKSLNPSMTVLAVEGSFASVLGGAPAAAVVFAAEVDARTAADPRVASLAERVGEVAGAERAALATELSDVRTVVRAEKLGEVATEFDRVHSIERAREVGSVDAVISARELRPKLIEAINSGVPGV